One Dermochelys coriacea isolate rDerCor1 chromosome 21, rDerCor1.pri.v4, whole genome shotgun sequence genomic window carries:
- the RBBP5 gene encoding retinoblastoma-binding protein 5 isoform X4 produces MNLELLESFGQNYPEEADGTLDCISMALTCTFNRWGTLLAVGCNDGRIVIWDFLTRGIAKIISAHIHPVCSLCWSRDGHKLVSASTDNIVSQWDVLSGDCDQRFRFPSPILKVQYHPRDQNRVLVCPMKSAPVMLTLSDSKHVVLPVDDDSDLNVVASFDRRGEYIYTGNAKGKILVLKTDTQDLVASFRVTTGTSNTTAIKSIEFARKGSCFLINTADRIIRVYDGREILTCGRDGEPEPMQKLQDLVNRTPWKKCCFSGDGEYIVAGSARQHALYIWEKSIGNLVKILHGTRGELLLDVAWHPVRPIIASISSGVVSIWAQNQVENWSAFAPDFKELDENVEYEERESEFDIEDEDKSEPEQTGADAAEDEEVDVTSVDPIAAFCSSDEELEDSKALLYLPIAPEVEDPEENPYGPPPDAVQTSLTDEGIGSEKKRQSSSDGPQPPKKKPKMTNIELQGVPNDEVHPLLGVKGDGKSKKKQAGRPKGSKAGGAISELL; encoded by the exons ATGAACCTGGAGCTGCTCG AGTCCTTTGGACAGAACTATCCTGAG GAGGCTGATGGGACACTAGACTGTATCAGTATGGCTTTGACGTGTACCTTTAACAGGTGGGGCACTCTGCTTGCAGTGGGCTGTAATGATGGCCGCATTGTCATCTGGGACTTCTTGACGAGAGGCATAGCCAAAATCATAAGTGCCCATATCCACCCTGTCTGTTCTTTATG CTGGAGTCGAGATGGTCACAAATTGGTCAGTGCTTCAACTGATAACATCGTGTCACAGTGGGATGTTCTGTCTGGAGACTGTGACCAGAGGTTTCGGTTCCCTTCACCCATCTTGAAAGTTCAGTATCACCCCCGAGACCA AAACAGGGTTTTGGTGTGTCCCATGAAATCTGCGCCAGTGATGCTAACACTGTCTGATTCAAAACATGTTGTTCTACCCGTGGATGATGACTCCGATCTGAACGTGGTGGCCTCTTTCGACAGGCGAGGGGAATATATCTATACAGGCAATGCCAAGGGGAAG ATCTTGGTCTTAAAAACAGATACTCAGGATCTCGTTGCTTCCTTCAGAGTAACAACTGGAACCAGCAACACCACAGCTATTAAATCAATAGAATTTGCCCGGAAAGGAAG CTGCTTTTTAATAAACACAGCTGACCGAATAATCAGGGTATATGATGGTCGGGAAATTCTAACCTGTGGGCGAGATGGAGAGCCTGAGCCAATGCAGAAGCTGCAGGATTTAGTAAACAG GACACCGTGGAAGAAGTGTTGTTTCTCTGGGGATGGGGAGTACATAGTGGCAGGATCAGCACGGCAGCATGCCCTTTACATCTGGGAGAAGAGCATTGGAAACCTAGTGAAAATCCTCCATGGGACCAGAGGAGAACTGCTGCTAGATGTAGCA TGGCATCCTGTCCGACCAATCATTGCTTCCATTTCCAGTGGTGTTGTATCAATATGGGCTCAGAATCAAGTG GAAAACTGGAGTGCCTTTGCGCCTGACTTTAAAGAGTTGGATGAAAACGTAGAGTATGAAGAGAGGGAGTCAGAGTTTGACATTGAGGATGAAGATAAGAGTGAGCCAGAGCAGACAG gtGCTGATGCTGCAGAAGATGAGGAAGTGGATGTAACCAGTGTAGATCCTATTGCTGCCTTCTGTAgcag TGATGAAGAACTGGAGGACTCCAAGGCATTGCTGTATTTACCTATTGCTCCTGAAGTGGAAGACCCAGAAGAAAACCCTTATGGACCCCCACCTGATGCTGTCCAGACCTCCTTAACTGATGAGGGAATAGGCTCCGAGAAGAAGAGGCAGTCATCATCTGATGGACCTCAGCCACCAAAGAAGAAACCCAAAATGACCAACATTGAACTGCAAGGAGTACCTAATGATG AAGTCCATCCGCTGCTGGGTGTGAAGGGAGATGGTAAATCCAAGAAGAAGCAAGCAGGCAGGCCTAAAGGATCAAAAG CAGGTGgtgcaatctcagaactgttatga
- the TMEM81 gene encoding transmembrane protein 81 — MKTLENSFICGTLAFGFYLPLLAASLDTVTIPAQLKSAVAKVLVSTTSCSVTCGLGFKVEEVCQIDPHGKRSHCIFRRSDCLTNWICGLLHFTVPVGKPFELSCLTSEMIGVGSQAFIYTWRLARGIITTDDLLFKPFKTPSYVIKLSPAKESDAGTYRCDVQLMKTFKLVKRIYFGLRVIPNDLVDLNFQKSLTLEQKLAANEKEANQQNGTSVVVQWHQQSWQRRALLVFLIGIGTGVAGGVLVGTVFYILLEARRKNRATEE; from the coding sequence ATGAAGACCTTGGAAAACAGCTTTATCTGTGGGACATTAGCTTTTGGTTTCTATCTGCCTTTGTTAGCAGCTTCCCTTGACACAGTTACTATCCCAGCGCAGCTGAAGTCAGCAGTGGCTAAGGTTTTGGTCAGCACCACATCCTGCAGTGTCACCTGTGGCCTGGGCTTCAAGGTGGAGGAGGTATGTCAGATTGATCCGCATGGCAAAAGGAGTCATTGTATCTTCCGCAGGTCGGACTGCCTGACCAACTGGATCTGTGGGTTACTCCATTTCACTGTCCCCGTTGGCAAACCATTTGAGCTCAGCTGCCTGACCTCTGAGATGATTGGTGTTGGCAGCCAGGCCTTTATCTACACCTGGAGGCTTGCCAGAGGCATAATCACCACAGATGATCTGCTTTTCAAACCTTTCAAGACCCCAAGCTATGTCATTAAACTTTCCCCTGCCAAAGAATCTGATGCAGGGACTTACAGGTGTGATGTGCAGCTGATGAAGACATTCAAGCTTGTCAAGAGGATCTACTTTGGACTTCGAGTGATCCCTAATGACTTAGTGGATCTGAACTTTCAAAAATCCTTGACTCTGGAACAGAAATTAGCAGCAAATGAAAAGGAAGCAAACCAACAGAATGGCACCAGCGTCGTAGTACAATGGCATCAACAGTCTTGGCAAAGAAGGGCCTTGTTGGTGTTCCTGATAGGAATTGGAACTGGGGTGGCAGGAGGAGTGTTGGTGGGCACAGTTTTCTACATTTTGCTGGAGGCTCGCAGGAAAAACAGAGCCACAGAGGAGTGA
- the RBBP5 gene encoding retinoblastoma-binding protein 5 isoform X3 gives MALTCTFNRWGTLLAVGCNDGRIVIWDFLTRGIAKIISAHIHPVCSLCWSRDGHKLVSASTDNIVSQWDVLSGDCDQRFRFPSPILKVQYHPRDQNRVLVCPMKSAPVMLTLSDSKHVVLPVDDDSDLNVVASFDRRGEYIYTGNAKGKILVLKTDTQDLVASFRVTTGTSNTTAIKSIEFARKGSCFLINTADRIIRVYDGREILTCGRDGEPEPMQKLQDLVNRTPWKKCCFSGDGEYIVAGSARQHALYIWEKSIGNLVKILHGTRGELLLDVAWHPVRPIIASISSGVVSIWAQNQVENWSAFAPDFKELDENVEYEERESEFDIEDEDKSEPEQTGADAAEDEEVDVTSVDPIAAFCSSDEELEDSKALLYLPIAPEVEDPEENPYGPPPDAVQTSLTDEGIGSEKKRQSSSDGPQPPKKKPKMTNIELQGVPNDEVHPLLGVKGDGKSKKKQAGRPKGSKGKEKDSPFKPKLYKGDRGALPLEGAAKGKVQAELGQPLTAGGAISELL, from the exons ATGGCTTTGACGTGTACCTTTAACAGGTGGGGCACTCTGCTTGCAGTGGGCTGTAATGATGGCCGCATTGTCATCTGGGACTTCTTGACGAGAGGCATAGCCAAAATCATAAGTGCCCATATCCACCCTGTCTGTTCTTTATG CTGGAGTCGAGATGGTCACAAATTGGTCAGTGCTTCAACTGATAACATCGTGTCACAGTGGGATGTTCTGTCTGGAGACTGTGACCAGAGGTTTCGGTTCCCTTCACCCATCTTGAAAGTTCAGTATCACCCCCGAGACCA AAACAGGGTTTTGGTGTGTCCCATGAAATCTGCGCCAGTGATGCTAACACTGTCTGATTCAAAACATGTTGTTCTACCCGTGGATGATGACTCCGATCTGAACGTGGTGGCCTCTTTCGACAGGCGAGGGGAATATATCTATACAGGCAATGCCAAGGGGAAG ATCTTGGTCTTAAAAACAGATACTCAGGATCTCGTTGCTTCCTTCAGAGTAACAACTGGAACCAGCAACACCACAGCTATTAAATCAATAGAATTTGCCCGGAAAGGAAG CTGCTTTTTAATAAACACAGCTGACCGAATAATCAGGGTATATGATGGTCGGGAAATTCTAACCTGTGGGCGAGATGGAGAGCCTGAGCCAATGCAGAAGCTGCAGGATTTAGTAAACAG GACACCGTGGAAGAAGTGTTGTTTCTCTGGGGATGGGGAGTACATAGTGGCAGGATCAGCACGGCAGCATGCCCTTTACATCTGGGAGAAGAGCATTGGAAACCTAGTGAAAATCCTCCATGGGACCAGAGGAGAACTGCTGCTAGATGTAGCA TGGCATCCTGTCCGACCAATCATTGCTTCCATTTCCAGTGGTGTTGTATCAATATGGGCTCAGAATCAAGTG GAAAACTGGAGTGCCTTTGCGCCTGACTTTAAAGAGTTGGATGAAAACGTAGAGTATGAAGAGAGGGAGTCAGAGTTTGACATTGAGGATGAAGATAAGAGTGAGCCAGAGCAGACAG gtGCTGATGCTGCAGAAGATGAGGAAGTGGATGTAACCAGTGTAGATCCTATTGCTGCCTTCTGTAgcag TGATGAAGAACTGGAGGACTCCAAGGCATTGCTGTATTTACCTATTGCTCCTGAAGTGGAAGACCCAGAAGAAAACCCTTATGGACCCCCACCTGATGCTGTCCAGACCTCCTTAACTGATGAGGGAATAGGCTCCGAGAAGAAGAGGCAGTCATCATCTGATGGACCTCAGCCACCAAAGAAGAAACCCAAAATGACCAACATTGAACTGCAAGGAGTACCTAATGATG AAGTCCATCCGCTGCTGGGTGTGAAGGGAGATGGTAAATCCAAGAAGAAGCAAGCAGGCAGGCCTAAAGGATCAAAAGGTAAAGAGAAAGATTCTCCATTTAAACCGAAACTCTacaaaggggacagaggtgctTTACCTCTGGAAGGAGCAGCAAAGGGTAAAGTGCAGGCGGAGCTGGGACAGCCTTTGACAG CAGGTGgtgcaatctcagaactgttatga
- the RBBP5 gene encoding retinoblastoma-binding protein 5 isoform X1 translates to MNLELLESFGQNYPEEADGTLDCISMALTCTFNRWGTLLAVGCNDGRIVIWDFLTRGIAKIISAHIHPVCSLCWSRDGHKLVSASTDNIVSQWDVLSGDCDQRFRFPSPILKVQYHPRDQNRVLVCPMKSAPVMLTLSDSKHVVLPVDDDSDLNVVASFDRRGEYIYTGNAKGKILVLKTDTQDLVASFRVTTGTSNTTAIKSIEFARKGSCFLINTADRIIRVYDGREILTCGRDGEPEPMQKLQDLVNRTPWKKCCFSGDGEYIVAGSARQHALYIWEKSIGNLVKILHGTRGELLLDVAWHPVRPIIASISSGVVSIWAQNQVENWSAFAPDFKELDENVEYEERESEFDIEDEDKSEPEQTGADAAEDEEVDVTSVDPIAAFCSSDEELEDSKALLYLPIAPEVEDPEENPYGPPPDAVQTSLTDEGIGSEKKRQSSSDGPQPPKKKPKMTNIELQGVPNDEVHPLLGVKGDGKSKKKQAGRPKGSKGKEKDSPFKPKLYKGDRGALPLEGAAKGKVQAELGQPLTAGGAISELL, encoded by the exons ATGAACCTGGAGCTGCTCG AGTCCTTTGGACAGAACTATCCTGAG GAGGCTGATGGGACACTAGACTGTATCAGTATGGCTTTGACGTGTACCTTTAACAGGTGGGGCACTCTGCTTGCAGTGGGCTGTAATGATGGCCGCATTGTCATCTGGGACTTCTTGACGAGAGGCATAGCCAAAATCATAAGTGCCCATATCCACCCTGTCTGTTCTTTATG CTGGAGTCGAGATGGTCACAAATTGGTCAGTGCTTCAACTGATAACATCGTGTCACAGTGGGATGTTCTGTCTGGAGACTGTGACCAGAGGTTTCGGTTCCCTTCACCCATCTTGAAAGTTCAGTATCACCCCCGAGACCA AAACAGGGTTTTGGTGTGTCCCATGAAATCTGCGCCAGTGATGCTAACACTGTCTGATTCAAAACATGTTGTTCTACCCGTGGATGATGACTCCGATCTGAACGTGGTGGCCTCTTTCGACAGGCGAGGGGAATATATCTATACAGGCAATGCCAAGGGGAAG ATCTTGGTCTTAAAAACAGATACTCAGGATCTCGTTGCTTCCTTCAGAGTAACAACTGGAACCAGCAACACCACAGCTATTAAATCAATAGAATTTGCCCGGAAAGGAAG CTGCTTTTTAATAAACACAGCTGACCGAATAATCAGGGTATATGATGGTCGGGAAATTCTAACCTGTGGGCGAGATGGAGAGCCTGAGCCAATGCAGAAGCTGCAGGATTTAGTAAACAG GACACCGTGGAAGAAGTGTTGTTTCTCTGGGGATGGGGAGTACATAGTGGCAGGATCAGCACGGCAGCATGCCCTTTACATCTGGGAGAAGAGCATTGGAAACCTAGTGAAAATCCTCCATGGGACCAGAGGAGAACTGCTGCTAGATGTAGCA TGGCATCCTGTCCGACCAATCATTGCTTCCATTTCCAGTGGTGTTGTATCAATATGGGCTCAGAATCAAGTG GAAAACTGGAGTGCCTTTGCGCCTGACTTTAAAGAGTTGGATGAAAACGTAGAGTATGAAGAGAGGGAGTCAGAGTTTGACATTGAGGATGAAGATAAGAGTGAGCCAGAGCAGACAG gtGCTGATGCTGCAGAAGATGAGGAAGTGGATGTAACCAGTGTAGATCCTATTGCTGCCTTCTGTAgcag TGATGAAGAACTGGAGGACTCCAAGGCATTGCTGTATTTACCTATTGCTCCTGAAGTGGAAGACCCAGAAGAAAACCCTTATGGACCCCCACCTGATGCTGTCCAGACCTCCTTAACTGATGAGGGAATAGGCTCCGAGAAGAAGAGGCAGTCATCATCTGATGGACCTCAGCCACCAAAGAAGAAACCCAAAATGACCAACATTGAACTGCAAGGAGTACCTAATGATG AAGTCCATCCGCTGCTGGGTGTGAAGGGAGATGGTAAATCCAAGAAGAAGCAAGCAGGCAGGCCTAAAGGATCAAAAGGTAAAGAGAAAGATTCTCCATTTAAACCGAAACTCTacaaaggggacagaggtgctTTACCTCTGGAAGGAGCAGCAAAGGGTAAAGTGCAGGCGGAGCTGGGACAGCCTTTGACAG CAGGTGgtgcaatctcagaactgttatga
- the RBBP5 gene encoding retinoblastoma-binding protein 5 isoform X2: MNLELLESFGQNYPEEADGTLDCISMALTCTFNRWGTLLAVGCNDGRIVIWDFLTRGIAKIISAHIHPVCSLCWSRDGHKLVSASTDNIVSQWDVLSGDCDQRFRFPSPILKVQYHPRDQNRVLVCPMKSAPVMLTLSDSKHVVLPVDDDSDLNVVASFDRRGEYIYTGNAKGKILVLKTDTQDLVASFRVTTGTSNTTAIKSIEFARKGSCFLINTADRIIRVYDGREILTCGRDGEPEPMQKLQDLVNRTPWKKCCFSGDGEYIVAGSARQHALYIWEKSIGNLVKILHGTRGELLLDVAWHPVRPIIASISSGVVSIWAQNQVENWSAFAPDFKELDENVEYEERESEFDIEDEDKSEPEQTGADAAEDEEVDVTSVDPIAAFCSSDEELEDSKALLYLPIAPEVEDPEENPYGPPPDAVQTSLTDEGIGSEKKRQSSSDGPQPPKKKPKMTNIELQGVPNDEVHPLLGVKGDGKSKKKQAGRPKGSKGKEKDSPFKPKLYKGDRGALPLEGAAKGKVQAELGQPLTGGAISELL, translated from the exons ATGAACCTGGAGCTGCTCG AGTCCTTTGGACAGAACTATCCTGAG GAGGCTGATGGGACACTAGACTGTATCAGTATGGCTTTGACGTGTACCTTTAACAGGTGGGGCACTCTGCTTGCAGTGGGCTGTAATGATGGCCGCATTGTCATCTGGGACTTCTTGACGAGAGGCATAGCCAAAATCATAAGTGCCCATATCCACCCTGTCTGTTCTTTATG CTGGAGTCGAGATGGTCACAAATTGGTCAGTGCTTCAACTGATAACATCGTGTCACAGTGGGATGTTCTGTCTGGAGACTGTGACCAGAGGTTTCGGTTCCCTTCACCCATCTTGAAAGTTCAGTATCACCCCCGAGACCA AAACAGGGTTTTGGTGTGTCCCATGAAATCTGCGCCAGTGATGCTAACACTGTCTGATTCAAAACATGTTGTTCTACCCGTGGATGATGACTCCGATCTGAACGTGGTGGCCTCTTTCGACAGGCGAGGGGAATATATCTATACAGGCAATGCCAAGGGGAAG ATCTTGGTCTTAAAAACAGATACTCAGGATCTCGTTGCTTCCTTCAGAGTAACAACTGGAACCAGCAACACCACAGCTATTAAATCAATAGAATTTGCCCGGAAAGGAAG CTGCTTTTTAATAAACACAGCTGACCGAATAATCAGGGTATATGATGGTCGGGAAATTCTAACCTGTGGGCGAGATGGAGAGCCTGAGCCAATGCAGAAGCTGCAGGATTTAGTAAACAG GACACCGTGGAAGAAGTGTTGTTTCTCTGGGGATGGGGAGTACATAGTGGCAGGATCAGCACGGCAGCATGCCCTTTACATCTGGGAGAAGAGCATTGGAAACCTAGTGAAAATCCTCCATGGGACCAGAGGAGAACTGCTGCTAGATGTAGCA TGGCATCCTGTCCGACCAATCATTGCTTCCATTTCCAGTGGTGTTGTATCAATATGGGCTCAGAATCAAGTG GAAAACTGGAGTGCCTTTGCGCCTGACTTTAAAGAGTTGGATGAAAACGTAGAGTATGAAGAGAGGGAGTCAGAGTTTGACATTGAGGATGAAGATAAGAGTGAGCCAGAGCAGACAG gtGCTGATGCTGCAGAAGATGAGGAAGTGGATGTAACCAGTGTAGATCCTATTGCTGCCTTCTGTAgcag TGATGAAGAACTGGAGGACTCCAAGGCATTGCTGTATTTACCTATTGCTCCTGAAGTGGAAGACCCAGAAGAAAACCCTTATGGACCCCCACCTGATGCTGTCCAGACCTCCTTAACTGATGAGGGAATAGGCTCCGAGAAGAAGAGGCAGTCATCATCTGATGGACCTCAGCCACCAAAGAAGAAACCCAAAATGACCAACATTGAACTGCAAGGAGTACCTAATGATG AAGTCCATCCGCTGCTGGGTGTGAAGGGAGATGGTAAATCCAAGAAGAAGCAAGCAGGCAGGCCTAAAGGATCAAAAGGTAAAGAGAAAGATTCTCCATTTAAACCGAAACTCTacaaaggggacagaggtgctTTACCTCTGGAAGGAGCAGCAAAGGGTAAAGTGCAGGCGGAGCTGGGACAGCCTTTGACAG GTGgtgcaatctcagaactgttatga
- the RBBP5 gene encoding retinoblastoma-binding protein 5 isoform X5, which produces MNLELLESFGQNYPEEADGTLDCISMALTCTFNRWGTLLAVGCNDGRIVIWDFLTRGIAKIISAHIHPVCSLCWSRDGHKLVSASTDNIVSQWDVLSGDCDQRFRFPSPILKVQYHPRDQNRVLVCPMKSAPVMLTLSDSKHVVLPVDDDSDLNVVASFDRRGEYIYTGNAKGKILVLKTDTQDLVASFRVTTGTSNTTAIKSIEFARKGSCFLINTADRIIRVYDGREILTCGRDGEPEPMQKLQDLVNRTPWKKCCFSGDGEYIVAGSARQHALYIWEKSIGNLVKILHGTRGELLLDVAWHPVRPIIASISSGVVSIWAQNQVENWSAFAPDFKELDENVEYEERESEFDIEDEDKSEPEQTGADAAEDEEVDVTSVDPIAAFCSSDEELEDSKALLYLPIAPEVEDPEENPYGPPPDAVQTSLTDEGIGSEKKRQSSSDGPQPPKKKPKMTNIELQGVPNDEVHPLLGVKGDGKSKKKQAGRPKGSKGGAISELL; this is translated from the exons ATGAACCTGGAGCTGCTCG AGTCCTTTGGACAGAACTATCCTGAG GAGGCTGATGGGACACTAGACTGTATCAGTATGGCTTTGACGTGTACCTTTAACAGGTGGGGCACTCTGCTTGCAGTGGGCTGTAATGATGGCCGCATTGTCATCTGGGACTTCTTGACGAGAGGCATAGCCAAAATCATAAGTGCCCATATCCACCCTGTCTGTTCTTTATG CTGGAGTCGAGATGGTCACAAATTGGTCAGTGCTTCAACTGATAACATCGTGTCACAGTGGGATGTTCTGTCTGGAGACTGTGACCAGAGGTTTCGGTTCCCTTCACCCATCTTGAAAGTTCAGTATCACCCCCGAGACCA AAACAGGGTTTTGGTGTGTCCCATGAAATCTGCGCCAGTGATGCTAACACTGTCTGATTCAAAACATGTTGTTCTACCCGTGGATGATGACTCCGATCTGAACGTGGTGGCCTCTTTCGACAGGCGAGGGGAATATATCTATACAGGCAATGCCAAGGGGAAG ATCTTGGTCTTAAAAACAGATACTCAGGATCTCGTTGCTTCCTTCAGAGTAACAACTGGAACCAGCAACACCACAGCTATTAAATCAATAGAATTTGCCCGGAAAGGAAG CTGCTTTTTAATAAACACAGCTGACCGAATAATCAGGGTATATGATGGTCGGGAAATTCTAACCTGTGGGCGAGATGGAGAGCCTGAGCCAATGCAGAAGCTGCAGGATTTAGTAAACAG GACACCGTGGAAGAAGTGTTGTTTCTCTGGGGATGGGGAGTACATAGTGGCAGGATCAGCACGGCAGCATGCCCTTTACATCTGGGAGAAGAGCATTGGAAACCTAGTGAAAATCCTCCATGGGACCAGAGGAGAACTGCTGCTAGATGTAGCA TGGCATCCTGTCCGACCAATCATTGCTTCCATTTCCAGTGGTGTTGTATCAATATGGGCTCAGAATCAAGTG GAAAACTGGAGTGCCTTTGCGCCTGACTTTAAAGAGTTGGATGAAAACGTAGAGTATGAAGAGAGGGAGTCAGAGTTTGACATTGAGGATGAAGATAAGAGTGAGCCAGAGCAGACAG gtGCTGATGCTGCAGAAGATGAGGAAGTGGATGTAACCAGTGTAGATCCTATTGCTGCCTTCTGTAgcag TGATGAAGAACTGGAGGACTCCAAGGCATTGCTGTATTTACCTATTGCTCCTGAAGTGGAAGACCCAGAAGAAAACCCTTATGGACCCCCACCTGATGCTGTCCAGACCTCCTTAACTGATGAGGGAATAGGCTCCGAGAAGAAGAGGCAGTCATCATCTGATGGACCTCAGCCACCAAAGAAGAAACCCAAAATGACCAACATTGAACTGCAAGGAGTACCTAATGATG AAGTCCATCCGCTGCTGGGTGTGAAGGGAGATGGTAAATCCAAGAAGAAGCAAGCAGGCAGGCCTAAAGGATCAAAAG GTGgtgcaatctcagaactgttatga